Proteins encoded by one window of Calidithermus timidus DSM 17022:
- a CDS encoding Nif3-like dinuclear metal center hexameric protein has translation MHRDILVRWLDEFLKSREITQQMRDPSLNGLQVEGNEQVHKVGAAVDAAQATIDKAREQGVDFMIVHHGLFWGGAMPVVGIHKRRLEALFQGGISLYASHLPLDVHPEVGNNAVIAQALGLQNLEPFEVGFIGSLFRPHTLSEIGDRLGQITGMQCLIHQGGPNEVTRVAVISGSASDYVAQAKAAGAELLITGEPKHQNFHPTFELGMNAIYAGHYDTETFGVKALAERIEREFGLPWVFLEHPTGL, from the coding sequence ATGCACCGCGACATCCTCGTCCGCTGGCTGGACGAATTTCTCAAGAGCAGGGAGATCACCCAACAAATGCGCGACCCCTCGCTTAACGGGCTCCAGGTCGAAGGGAACGAGCAGGTTCACAAGGTCGGCGCAGCGGTAGATGCCGCCCAGGCCACCATCGACAAGGCCCGCGAGCAAGGCGTGGACTTCATGATCGTGCATCACGGACTGTTCTGGGGCGGGGCTATGCCGGTGGTGGGCATCCACAAGCGGCGCCTCGAGGCCCTCTTCCAGGGGGGCATCAGCCTCTACGCCTCCCACCTGCCCCTCGACGTGCACCCCGAGGTGGGCAACAATGCCGTGATCGCCCAGGCTTTGGGGCTGCAAAACCTCGAGCCCTTCGAGGTGGGGTTCATCGGCAGCTTGTTCCGGCCCCATACCCTTTCCGAGATCGGCGACCGACTGGGCCAGATCACCGGGATGCAGTGCCTCATCCACCAGGGCGGCCCCAACGAGGTCACCCGGGTGGCGGTGATCTCGGGCTCGGCCTCCGACTACGTGGCCCAGGCCAAGGCCGCCGGGGCCGAGTTGCTCATCACCGGCGAGCCCAAGCACCAGAACTTCCACCCCACCTTCGAGCTGGGCATGAACGCCATCTACGCCGGGCACTACGACACCGAGACCTTCGGCGTGAAGGCCCTGGCCGAGCGCATCGAGCGCGAGTTCGGGCTGCCTTGGGTCTTCCTCGAGCACCCCACGGGGCTTTGA
- the tmk gene encoding dTMP kinase, whose product MAGLFISFEGPEGAGKSTQVRLLAKWLRAQGRAVLTTREPGDGGAVGAEIRRLLLHHHDMTPEAEYLLYSADRAEHVRTVLRPALERGEVVLCDRYLDSSLAYQGYGRGLPLEWLRAVAEGATGGLKPHRTFLLDLPPEVGLRRFDSRDRLEREPLAFHHRLRQGYLELARLEPERFVVLDATQSVEAIQQSLRSSLVPML is encoded by the coding sequence ATGGCGGGGCTGTTCATCAGCTTCGAGGGGCCCGAAGGTGCGGGCAAGAGCACGCAGGTGCGACTGCTGGCAAAGTGGCTGCGCGCGCAGGGCCGCGCGGTGCTCACCACCCGCGAGCCCGGCGACGGCGGCGCGGTGGGGGCTGAGATCCGCCGATTGCTGCTGCACCACCACGACATGACCCCCGAGGCCGAGTACCTGCTCTACTCCGCCGACCGCGCCGAGCACGTGCGCACGGTGTTGCGCCCGGCCCTCGAGCGCGGCGAGGTGGTGCTGTGCGACCGCTACCTCGACTCCTCGCTGGCCTACCAGGGCTACGGGCGCGGGCTGCCGCTGGAGTGGCTGCGGGCGGTGGCCGAGGGCGCGACGGGCGGGCTCAAGCCCCACCGCACCTTTTTGCTCGACCTACCGCCCGAGGTGGGGCTGCGGCGCTTCGACAGTCGCGACCGCCTCGAGCGCGAGCCCTTAGCGTTCCACCATCGCCTGCGGCAGGGCTACCTCGAGCTCGCCCGCCTCGAGCCCGAGCGCTTCGTGGTGCTGGATGCCACCCAGAGCGTGGAGGCCATACAACAAAGCCTGCGTTCATCTTTGGTCCCTATGCTGTAG
- a CDS encoding glutaminyl-peptide cyclotransferase: MRRLILFVCLTLLLGASASVTAHEGNGSVPVYGFKLLKMYPHDPTAFTQGLIYHDGFLYEGTGLNGRSEIRKVDLQTGKVLQRQPLPSEYFGEGITLFEGKIYQLTWTSKKGFIYDLATFKQTGTFSYATEGWGLTHDGHQLIMSDGTDRLFFLDPKTLKPVRTVKVTAGGEPVVRLNELEYIQGLIYANVWQTNRIAIIDPKDGHVEAWIDLSRLAMLITKADVLNGIAYDEQGKRLFVTGKLWPYLFEIELVR, translated from the coding sequence ATGCGCCGCCTGATCCTGTTCGTCTGTCTGACCCTGCTGCTGGGGGCTTCGGCCTCCGTGACGGCCCACGAGGGCAACGGCTCGGTTCCCGTCTACGGCTTCAAGCTACTCAAGATGTATCCCCACGACCCCACCGCCTTCACCCAGGGGCTCATCTACCACGATGGCTTCCTCTACGAGGGAACCGGGCTCAACGGGCGCTCAGAGATCCGCAAGGTGGACCTCCAGACCGGCAAGGTGCTCCAGCGCCAGCCCCTCCCCTCGGAGTACTTTGGGGAGGGCATCACCCTGTTCGAGGGCAAGATCTACCAGCTCACCTGGACCAGCAAGAAGGGCTTCATCTACGACCTCGCCACCTTCAAGCAGACCGGCACCTTCAGCTACGCCACCGAGGGCTGGGGCCTGACCCACGACGGCCACCAGCTCATCATGAGCGACGGCACCGACCGGCTGTTCTTCCTCGACCCCAAGACGCTCAAGCCCGTCCGCACCGTCAAGGTGACGGCAGGGGGCGAGCCGGTGGTGCGGCTGAACGAGCTCGAGTACATCCAGGGCCTCATCTACGCCAACGTCTGGCAGACCAACCGCATCGCCATCATCGACCCCAAGGACGGGCACGTGGAGGCCTGGATCGACCTCAGCAGGCTCGCCATGCTCATCACCAAGGCCGACGTGCTCAACGGCATCGCCTACGACGAGCAGGGCAAGCGGCTGTTCGTGACGGGCAAGCTGTGGCCCTATTTGTTCGAGATCGAGCTGGTGAGGTAG
- a CDS encoding carbohydrate ABC transporter permease yields the protein MNKRLSSFFVYTLLTLGALAMVFPFVWMILTSLKSFQELFELRWLPREPTLENYREVLFGTQFPRWFLNSLVVASLTTVSVLFFDSLVGYTLAKLRFPGKNLIFVTILATLMVPTEMLIIPWYVMSVDYGWVNTFWGILFPGLLSAFGVFLMRQFFESLPSDLLDAGRIDGLSEFGVFWRVAFPLVRPALAALGIFTFLGNWNAFLWPLVIIQTPEMRTLPVGVALFSGEAGTAWHLIMAASSLAVIPVLIVFFIFQRQIIEGVVLTGVKG from the coding sequence ATGAATAAACGCCTTTCCTCCTTCTTCGTCTACACCCTGCTGACGCTGGGTGCTCTGGCCATGGTCTTTCCCTTCGTCTGGATGATCCTGACCTCGCTCAAGAGTTTCCAGGAGCTCTTCGAGCTGCGCTGGCTACCGCGGGAGCCGACGCTCGAGAACTACCGCGAGGTGCTCTTTGGCACCCAGTTCCCCCGCTGGTTCCTCAACAGCTTGGTCGTAGCGAGCCTCACCACCGTCTCGGTGTTGTTCTTCGACAGCCTGGTGGGTTACACCCTGGCCAAGCTGCGCTTCCCCGGCAAGAACCTGATCTTCGTGACGATCCTGGCCACGCTGATGGTGCCCACCGAGATGCTCATCATCCCCTGGTACGTCATGAGCGTGGACTACGGCTGGGTCAACACCTTCTGGGGCATCCTGTTCCCCGGCCTCCTCAGCGCCTTCGGCGTCTTCCTCATGCGCCAGTTCTTCGAGTCGCTGCCCAGCGACCTGCTCGACGCGGGCCGCATCGACGGCCTGAGCGAGTTCGGGGTGTTCTGGCGGGTGGCCTTCCCGCTGGTGCGCCCGGCGCTGGCGGCGCTGGGTATCTTCACCTTTTTGGGCAACTGGAACGCCTTCTTGTGGCCGCTGGTGATCATCCAGACCCCCGAAATGCGCACCCTGCCCGTGGGCGTGGCGCTCTTCTCGGGCGAGGCGGGTACCGCTTGGCACCTGATCATGGCGGCCAGCAGCCTCGCGGTGATCCCGGTGCTCATCGTGTTCTTCATCTTCCAGCGCCAGATCATCGAGGGGGTGGTGCTCACCGGGGTCAAGGGGTAA
- a CDS encoding carbohydrate ABC transporter permease, which produces MKRFQLSLAAREALWAYTFLLIPLAFFLFIRIWPAFQALWLSLYDWNADPSKRVFVGLEHYAQMAQDPLLARSLRNTLLYTLIGVPAQLVLGLGIALLLNAVTRERLRDVFRAIYFAPYVTPAVAVAWVFSWMLSANFGVVNELLRLLGLPAQDFLRNPSLALPTVTAVVVWQNLGFQVVLFLAGLQNIPRDYYEAARIDGADDWRLFRHITLPLLNPVMVFSAVIGTIGFLQLFTQVVNLSFTDQGGPLHSTLTVALYIYQQAFGRFDLGYAAAITVLLFGIILLITLVQLRLLSRRVEY; this is translated from the coding sequence ATGAAGCGATTCCAGCTCAGTCTGGCTGCCCGCGAAGCCCTGTGGGCTTATACCTTCCTGCTCATCCCGCTGGCCTTCTTCCTCTTCATCCGTATCTGGCCTGCCTTCCAGGCGTTGTGGCTGTCGCTGTACGACTGGAACGCCGACCCCAGCAAGCGGGTTTTTGTGGGGCTCGAGCACTACGCCCAGATGGCCCAGGATCCCCTCCTTGCCCGCTCGCTGCGCAACACCCTGCTCTACACCCTCATCGGGGTGCCGGCTCAGTTGGTATTGGGGCTGGGCATCGCCCTGCTGCTCAACGCCGTGACCCGCGAGCGGCTGCGCGACGTGTTCCGCGCCATCTACTTCGCACCCTATGTGACCCCGGCGGTGGCGGTGGCTTGGGTGTTTAGCTGGATGCTCTCGGCCAACTTCGGCGTGGTCAACGAACTGCTGCGGCTGCTTGGGCTCCCGGCGCAGGACTTTTTGCGCAACCCCAGCCTGGCCCTGCCCACCGTGACGGCGGTGGTGGTCTGGCAGAACCTGGGTTTTCAGGTGGTGCTGTTCCTGGCAGGCTTGCAGAACATCCCCCGCGACTACTACGAAGCCGCCCGCATCGACGGGGCCGATGATTGGCGGCTTTTCCGCCACATCACGCTGCCGCTCTTGAACCCGGTGATGGTGTTCTCGGCGGTGATCGGCACCATCGGCTTCCTGCAACTGTTTACCCAGGTGGTCAACCTCAGTTTCACCGATCAGGGCGGGCCCCTCCACAGCACGCTCACGGTGGCGTTGTACATCTACCAGCAGGCTTTTGGGCGCTTCGACTTGGGCTACGCAGCGGCCATCACGGTGCTGCTGTTTGGGATCATCCTGCTCATTACCTTGGTCCAACTGCGGCTGCTGTCGCGGAGGGTGGAGTACTGA
- a CDS encoding extracellular solute-binding protein, protein MLRSFIHARALWVSLLAFGLMSAQAQVTITYWQYDFKSKIEAIDELIKRFEAANPGIKVVHQTFPYDAYQQKVGSSIPAGQGPDVVNLFYGWLPTWVKAGYLVPLPESLINPKQIDSEFVSMAQSAKIDGKYYGLPTAVRSLALFYNKDLFQQAGIGKPPKTWAEFIEAGKKLTVKQGDRYTQIGYGISPDGQDHHLVREVLLRQMGGRPYSDDGRKVLFGGPEGLKAFTMYTDWVKKHGIGIPNFFPGNNGYRDGFIAGKIGMIIDGSFAIGTIRSGAKFNWGVAELPLEKAGGRKANFGSFWLHGITPLAKGPKLEASVKFLNFITSAEAQRYWLEKVGELPARKELIKDPKLSLDPVYGPFILSLSYAKATPFVDEAAQRTVIVNAINRVLLQNMDPAQSWKMAAEEEQKILDGFYK, encoded by the coding sequence ATGCTCAGATCTTTCATTCACGCTCGAGCGTTGTGGGTGAGCTTGCTGGCCTTCGGGCTGATGAGCGCTCAGGCCCAGGTGACCATCACCTATTGGCAGTACGACTTCAAGAGCAAGATCGAGGCCATCGACGAACTGATCAAGCGCTTCGAGGCGGCCAATCCGGGCATCAAGGTCGTGCATCAGACTTTCCCCTACGACGCCTACCAGCAGAAGGTGGGTTCTTCCATCCCAGCAGGACAGGGCCCCGACGTGGTCAACCTCTTCTACGGTTGGCTGCCCACCTGGGTCAAAGCGGGTTACCTGGTTCCGCTGCCGGAGAGCCTGATCAACCCCAAGCAGATCGACAGCGAATTTGTCAGCATGGCCCAGAGCGCCAAGATCGACGGTAAGTACTACGGTTTGCCCACCGCGGTGCGCAGCCTGGCGCTGTTTTACAACAAGGACCTCTTCCAGCAAGCGGGCATCGGCAAGCCCCCTAAAACCTGGGCCGAGTTCATCGAGGCCGGCAAGAAGCTCACCGTCAAGCAGGGCGACCGCTACACCCAGATCGGCTATGGCATCTCCCCGGACGGGCAGGACCACCACCTCGTGCGCGAGGTGCTGCTGCGCCAGATGGGCGGGCGGCCCTATTCCGACGACGGGCGCAAGGTGCTCTTTGGGGGGCCTGAGGGGCTCAAGGCCTTCACCATGTACACCGACTGGGTCAAGAAGCATGGCATCGGCATTCCCAACTTCTTCCCCGGCAACAACGGCTACCGCGACGGTTTCATCGCCGGCAAGATCGGCATGATCATCGATGGTTCCTTTGCCATCGGCACCATCCGCAGCGGGGCCAAGTTCAACTGGGGCGTGGCCGAGCTGCCGCTGGAGAAGGCCGGGGGGCGCAAGGCCAACTTCGGCTCCTTTTGGCTCCACGGCATCACCCCGCTGGCCAAGGGGCCTAAGCTCGAGGCCAGCGTCAAGTTCCTCAACTTCATCACCTCGGCGGAGGCGCAGCGCTACTGGTTGGAGAAGGTGGGCGAGCTTCCCGCCCGCAAGGAGCTGATCAAAGACCCCAAGCTCTCGCTCGACCCCGTCTACGGGCCCTTCATCCTCAGCCTCTCCTATGCCAAGGCTACTCCCTTCGTGGACGAAGCCGCCCAGCGCACGGTGATCGTCAACGCCATCAACCGGGTGCTCCTGCAGAACATGGACCCCGCGCAGTCGTGGAAGATGGCGGCGGAAGAGGAACAGAAGATCCTCGACGGTTTCTACAAGTAG
- a CDS encoding prohibitin family protein produces MLTLIGIALLILGIVLLVQPGRRSLGGVVAIVGLVAAVLSQSFVVIPAGHVGVVFNIFGGVQPTPLGEGFRIVIPGIQSVVLYDARLKEVTLAMPTPGTRQPGPSEEAITARSKEGLEIGVDVTVQYRIKRGEAALLHQNVGPGYVDTLVVPQIRSKVRDAVGLFNAADLISTQRTQLEAAVTRELSEDLGAQHVELVSVLLRRIDIPQSVAKVIEEKQTAEQQVQVAENRRRQAEIDAQRAVVQAKGERDAAILKAEGEARAIQLRGEALRRSPEVIQLTVAEKLAPGINTVLLPADGNYLLDLRNLQTLNQTAPTR; encoded by the coding sequence ATGCTAACACTCATCGGCATTGCCCTGCTCATCCTCGGGATCGTTTTGCTGGTTCAACCTGGGCGGCGCAGCCTGGGCGGCGTGGTCGCTATCGTGGGCCTGGTAGCCGCCGTGCTGTCGCAGAGCTTCGTGGTGATCCCCGCCGGGCACGTGGGGGTGGTGTTCAACATCTTCGGCGGGGTGCAGCCCACCCCGCTGGGCGAGGGCTTTCGCATCGTGATTCCCGGCATCCAGAGCGTGGTGCTCTACGACGCACGGCTCAAAGAGGTGACGCTGGCGATGCCCACCCCCGGCACGCGGCAACCCGGTCCCAGCGAGGAGGCCATCACCGCCCGCAGCAAGGAAGGCTTAGAGATCGGGGTAGACGTGACCGTGCAGTACCGCATCAAGCGCGGCGAGGCGGCGCTTTTGCATCAAAATGTGGGGCCGGGCTACGTCGATACCCTGGTGGTGCCCCAGATTCGCAGCAAGGTGCGCGACGCGGTGGGCCTGTTCAACGCCGCTGACCTCATCAGTACCCAACGCACCCAGCTCGAGGCCGCCGTCACCCGCGAGCTCTCCGAGGACCTGGGCGCCCAGCACGTCGAGCTGGTCTCGGTCTTGCTACGCCGCATCGACATTCCCCAGTCGGTGGCCAAGGTCATCGAGGAGAAGCAGACCGCCGAGCAGCAGGTCCAGGTCGCGGAGAATCGCCGCCGCCAGGCTGAGATCGACGCTCAGCGGGCGGTGGTTCAGGCCAAGGGCGAGCGCGACGCGGCCATCTTAAAGGCCGAAGGCGAAGCGCGGGCCATCCAGTTGCGTGGGGAGGCCCTGCGCCGCTCCCCCGAGGTCATCCAGCTCACCGTGGCCGAGAAGCTCGCGCCTGGCATCAACACTGTGCTGCTGCCCGCCGATGGCAACTACCTGCTCGACTTGCGGAACCTGCAAACGCTCAACCAGACGGCTCCGACGCGGTGA
- a CDS encoding ketosteroid isomerase-related protein, translated as MNHTPAETLLRMYYDRFNARDVEGFLQLLSDNVVHEISQGPVERGKEAFRAFLERMNRCYRERVYDLMVMVSADGSRAAAEFMLEGEYLQTDGDLPPARGQRYTLRVGAFFEFESGKIARVSNHYNLQDWIAQVSQ; from the coding sequence GTGAACCACACTCCTGCCGAGACGCTGCTGCGCATGTACTACGACCGCTTCAACGCCCGCGACGTCGAGGGCTTCCTCCAGCTCCTCAGCGACAACGTGGTCCACGAGATCAGCCAGGGGCCTGTCGAGCGGGGCAAGGAGGCCTTCCGGGCTTTCCTCGAGCGCATGAACCGCTGCTACCGCGAACGGGTTTACGACCTGATGGTCATGGTGAGTGCCGATGGCAGCCGCGCCGCCGCCGAGTTCATGCTAGAGGGAGAATACCTCCAGACCGACGGCGATCTCCCCCCGGCCCGCGGCCAGAGGTACACCCTACGGGTGGGAGCCTTCTTCGAGTTCGAGAGCGGCAAAATCGCCCGCGTCTCCAACCACTACAACCTCCAGGACTGGATCGCCCAGGTGTCCCAATGA
- a CDS encoding GNAT family N-acetyltransferase: protein MSLQLLVLSANEVEAFIPELARLRIEVFREFPYLYQGSLEYERRYLEKFLHLPQSTLIVVQDDGRVVGASTALPLSQAEAEFQEPFRQAGLEPAEWYYFGESVLERPYRGRGLGVEFFRQREARARALGYANTTFCAVLRPADHPRRPADYRPLDAFWERQGYRKRPDLLAHFSWQDLDEAQESLKPMVFWVKNFR, encoded by the coding sequence ATGAGCCTACAGCTTCTGGTACTCAGCGCAAACGAGGTCGAAGCCTTTATCCCCGAGCTGGCACGGCTGCGCATCGAGGTGTTCCGCGAGTTCCCCTACCTCTACCAGGGGAGCCTCGAGTATGAGCGGCGCTACCTCGAGAAGTTCCTCCACCTCCCCCAGAGCACCCTCATCGTCGTGCAGGACGATGGCCGGGTGGTGGGGGCTTCCACCGCCCTGCCCCTCTCACAGGCCGAAGCGGAGTTCCAAGAGCCCTTCCGCCAGGCCGGGCTCGAGCCCGCCGAGTGGTACTACTTCGGGGAGAGCGTGCTCGAGCGCCCCTATCGGGGCCGGGGCTTAGGGGTGGAGTTCTTCAGGCAGCGCGAGGCCAGGGCCAGGGCGCTGGGTTACGCCAACACCACCTTTTGCGCGGTGCTGCGCCCCGCCGACCATCCCCGCCGCCCCGCCGACTACCGCCCGCTCGACGCCTTCTGGGAGCGCCAGGGCTACCGCAAGCGCCCCGACCTCCTCGCCCACTTCAGCTGGCAGGACCTCGATGAGGCCCAGGAAAGCCTCAAACCGATGGTGTTTTGGGTCAAGAACTTCCGATAA
- a CDS encoding MalY/PatB family protein codes for MPHPFDQLKLEEVRGSHSVKWSLFPQDVLPLWVADMDYPIAEPIVQAIGARLSKRIGYPQGAGDPELLDAIIAKQERMGLKGLQRENLWLTSSVVPGIYASVLALSSVGEEAITQVPVYHPFLLALSDYGRVTKANPMQPGPSGWEIDFEQLKSLVTPATRLLMLCNPQNPTGRVFTRGELEQLAEFALEHRLWVMVDELWADLIYEGEHVPFASLSEEIAQRTVTLTGPCKAFNTAGLGGGVAISHNKAILERMQSVSKGVGGHPNVLSMAAWLAALQHGQPWLQETLAYLKANRDFLSRFLAERLPEVRYVPPQATYLAWLDFRALGLEDPHKFALEQARVALNDGVIFGEGFKGYLRLNFATSRPLLQEALERLAGALKGSMIDRQGH; via the coding sequence ATGCCGCACCCCTTCGACCAGCTCAAGCTCGAGGAGGTCAGGGGCTCCCACTCGGTCAAGTGGAGCCTTTTTCCTCAAGACGTGCTGCCCCTGTGGGTGGCCGACATGGATTATCCCATCGCCGAGCCCATCGTGCAGGCCATTGGGGCCAGGCTTTCCAAGCGCATCGGCTACCCGCAAGGCGCGGGCGATCCCGAGTTGCTCGATGCGATCATCGCCAAACAGGAGCGCATGGGCCTCAAGGGTTTGCAGCGGGAGAACCTGTGGCTCACCAGCAGCGTGGTGCCGGGCATCTACGCCAGCGTACTGGCCCTGAGCAGCGTGGGCGAGGAGGCGATCACCCAGGTACCGGTCTATCACCCCTTCCTGCTGGCGCTGAGCGACTACGGGCGGGTGACTAAAGCCAACCCCATGCAGCCAGGCCCTTCGGGGTGGGAAATCGACTTCGAGCAGCTAAAGAGCCTGGTCACTCCGGCTACCCGTTTGCTGATGCTGTGCAACCCGCAAAACCCCACCGGACGGGTGTTCACCCGCGGCGAGCTGGAGCAACTGGCCGAGTTCGCCCTCGAGCACCGCCTGTGGGTGATGGTAGACGAGCTGTGGGCCGACCTGATCTACGAGGGAGAGCACGTCCCCTTCGCCTCCCTCTCCGAGGAAATCGCCCAGCGCACCGTCACCCTCACCGGCCCCTGCAAAGCCTTCAACACCGCCGGGCTGGGGGGCGGAGTGGCCATCAGTCACAACAAGGCGATCTTAGAGCGCATGCAGAGCGTCAGCAAGGGCGTAGGGGGACACCCCAACGTGCTGTCGATGGCGGCCTGGTTGGCGGCCTTGCAACACGGCCAGCCCTGGCTCCAGGAAACGCTGGCCTACCTCAAGGCCAACCGCGACTTCCTGAGCCGCTTCCTGGCCGAGAGGCTACCCGAGGTGAGGTACGTCCCGCCCCAGGCCACCTACCTCGCCTGGCTGGACTTCCGGGCGCTGGGCCTGGAGGACCCTCACAAATTCGCACTCGAGCAGGCCAGGGTGGCCCTCAACGACGGCGTGATCTTCGGGGAGGGATTCAAAGGTTATCTGCGGCTCAACTTCGCCACCAGCCGACCCCTGCTGCAGGAGGCCCTGGAACGCCTGGCAGGGGCGCTGAAGGGGTCGATGATCGATCGCCAAGGGCACTAA
- the trmB gene encoding tRNA (guanine(46)-N(7))-methyltransferase TrmB: MLLRPGTLNFPLSPAEVWGREGELVLEVGHGDGRFTAEIARRHPQWNILGVEISAASVARALKRLRRENIASVRLYHGQASFALRNLVPLRGLSRVYVNFPDPWPKAKHEENRLLQRSFFRRLSTRLAEGGTLLLTTDHEEYWKFAQAEARASGLFAVETPPPPEHHLQTKYALKWKEQGRSFYHAVFTKTGEDPEPWPLLERFEMAHALMEGTLPELTSFDKQVIRFDGGTAVLLEAARELGGGYLFLTHLEEEDLTQDVLLEARPSTHGLYVGISRFGAPLVTKGVQQAVAWLVGWLEGQGLKALQRSY; this comes from the coding sequence TTGCTGCTGCGTCCTGGGACCCTGAATTTTCCCCTTTCCCCCGCCGAAGTTTGGGGCCGAGAAGGGGAGTTGGTGCTCGAGGTCGGCCACGGCGATGGCCGCTTCACCGCCGAGATCGCCCGACGCCACCCGCAGTGGAACATCCTGGGCGTGGAGATCTCGGCGGCCAGCGTGGCCCGCGCCCTCAAGCGGCTGCGGCGGGAGAACATCGCCAGCGTGCGACTGTATCACGGCCAGGCGAGCTTTGCCCTGCGCAACCTCGTTCCCCTGCGCGGCCTGAGCCGAGTCTACGTCAACTTCCCCGACCCCTGGCCCAAGGCCAAGCACGAGGAGAACCGCCTGCTGCAACGCTCCTTCTTCCGCCGCCTCTCCACCCGGCTCGCGGAGGGTGGCACCTTGCTGCTGACCACCGACCACGAGGAATACTGGAAATTTGCCCAGGCCGAAGCCCGTGCCAGCGGCCTCTTCGCCGTCGAGACCCCGCCCCCGCCCGAACACCATTTGCAGACCAAGTACGCCCTGAAGTGGAAGGAACAGGGCCGCAGCTTCTACCACGCGGTCTTCACCAAGACCGGCGAAGACCCCGAACCCTGGCCCCTGCTCGAGAGGTTTGAAATGGCCCACGCCCTGATGGAGGGCACCCTGCCCGAACTCACGTCCTTCGACAAACAGGTCATCCGCTTCGACGGCGGCACGGCGGTGCTGCTGGAGGCCGCACGCGAGCTCGGCGGCGGTTACCTCTTCCTCACCCACCTCGAGGAGGAAGATCTCACCCAGGATGTGCTGCTCGAGGCCCGCCCCAGCACCCACGGGCTATACGTGGGCATCAGCCGCTTCGGGGCCCCGCTGGTGACCAAGGGCGTGCAGCAGGCGGTGGCCTGGCTGGTAGGCTGGCTCGAGGGACAGGGACTGAAGGCGCTTCAGCGGTCGTATTAG